A single region of the Acidobacteriota bacterium genome encodes:
- a CDS encoding acylphosphatase: MQAKRYLVRGRVQGVGFRYFVWREAEALGVAGWVRNMADGSVEVVAAGSGETLDLLMRRLQEGPRSSRVKSVAVAQVPTDQVPGGFEIRRDAV; the protein is encoded by the coding sequence ATGCAGGCCAAGAGATACCTGGTGAGGGGCAGGGTTCAGGGGGTCGGATTCCGCTACTTCGTGTGGCGCGAGGCCGAAGCCCTCGGGGTGGCAGGCTGGGTGCGCAACATGGCGGACGGCTCGGTCGAGGTGGTCGCCGCAGGGTCGGGCGAGACGCTCGACCTGCTGATGCGCCGACTGCAGGAGGGACCGAGATCTTCACGGGTCAAATCGGTTGCGGTGGCGCAGGTGCCCACGGATCAAGTGCCCGGGGGATTCGAGATCCGCAGGGACGCGGTTTGA